A genomic stretch from Eretmochelys imbricata isolate rEreImb1 chromosome 24, rEreImb1.hap1, whole genome shotgun sequence includes:
- the SLC39A1 gene encoding zinc transporter ZIP1 yields MAEWPGPRADPDQMIWSPGSSMAVLRSPMGLEVKLGSLVTLLLLTILCGLAPLCVFRPHGSGASSLDTRRKVLSLVSCFAGGVFLATCLLDLVPDYLASINEALAALRVTLQFPLQEFILAMGFFLVLVMEQIVLAYKDQSGSLEETRALLGASAQDSTVQSQHWQEGPLHPAWGPAQERPHLHVDFNAHSAIRSFILVFSLSLHSVFEGLAVGLQEASAKVLEICLALLIHKCVIAFSLSLKLLQGRLRPRAVVGCLLLFALMSPLGIGLGVALTETSGALHQLSRSVLEGLATGTFIYITFLEILPHELSSSEQRILKIILLLAGFALVTSILFIKI; encoded by the exons ATGGCTGAGTGGCCGGGGCCCAGGGCCGACCCCGACCAGATGAtctggagccctggctccagcatggctgtGCTCCGGTCCCCCATGGGCTTGGAGGTGAAGCTGGGCTCCCTAGtgacgctgctgctgctgaccaTCTTGTGCGGCCTAGCTCCGCTCTGCGTCTTCCGGCCCCATGGGAGCGGGGCCAGTTCGTTGG ACACGCGCAGAAAGGTCCTGAGCCTGGTGAGCTGCTTTGCGGGTGGCGTGTTCCTGGCTACCTGCCTCCTCGATCTGGTCCCCGACTACCTGGCGAGCATCAACGAAGCGCTGGCTGCCCTGAGAGTCACA CTCCAGTTCCCCTTGCAGGAGTTCATCCTGGCCATGGGCTTCTTCCTGGTGCTGGTGATGGAGCAGATTGTGCTGGCCTACAAGGACCAGTCTGGCTCCCTAGAGGAGACACGGGCGCTGCTGGGGGCCTCGGCCCAGGACAGCACCGTCCAGTCCCAGCACTGGCAGGAGGGGCCCCTGCACCCTGCCTGGGGCCCGGCCCAGGAGCGCCCCCACCTGCACGTCGACTTCAACGCGCACTCGGCCATCCGCTCCTTCATCCTGGTCTTCTCGCTCTCGCTGCACTCCGTCTTCGAGGGGCTGGCCGTGGGGCTGCAGGAGGCCAGTGCCAAGGTGCTGGAGATCTGCCTGGCCCTGCTCATCCACAAGTGCGTCATCGCCTTCAGCCTCTCGCTCAAGCTGCTGCAGGGCCGGCTGCGCCCCCGGGCCGTGGTCGGCTGCCTGCTGCTCTTCGCCCTCATGTCCCCGCTGGGGATCGGCCTAGGGGTGGCCCTGACGGAGACCTCGGGCGCCCTGCACCAGCTCTCCCGCAGCGTGCTGGAGGGGCTGGCCACCGGCACCTTCATCTACATCACCTTCCTGGAGATTCTGCCGCATGAGCTCAGCTCCTCCGAGCAGAGGATTCTTAAGATCATCCTGCTCCTCGCCGGCTTCGCCCTGGTCACCAGCATCCTCTTCATCAAGATCTGA